Proteins encoded within one genomic window of Dyadobacter chenhuakuii:
- a CDS encoding DHH family phosphoesterase — MNQTVEELSSFLSHPQKIIITMHRDPDADALGSSLGWASYLIKKGHEVTVISPTDYTANLRWLSGIEHVLVYEKQTDQVKCKEKIANATLICCLDFSALSRLKDLGRIVEEATAPKLMVDHHLEPEHFAKWMVWDTYAAATAQLIYKLIKELENNAPVTEIFDIPMAECLYAGIMTDTGSFRHGNVTPEVHLAVADLMLTGFDSSRVHRLIYDNAPLSRLQFLGYVLSQKLVVLPEYRTAYMVLTEAELQKFNSSTGETEGIVNYGLQVENVVMSAMFIERKGEVKISFRSVGTFSVRDLASTYFNGGGHKNASGGRSEQSVHDTVATFLNILPEYQQELLNVD, encoded by the coding sequence GTGAATCAAACCGTTGAAGAGCTTAGCTCTTTTTTATCCCACCCCCAAAAAATCATCATTACGATGCATCGTGACCCTGACGCTGACGCGCTGGGATCGTCATTGGGCTGGGCAAGTTATTTAATTAAAAAAGGACACGAAGTTACTGTCATCAGTCCGACGGATTATACGGCCAATTTACGTTGGTTGTCTGGCATTGAGCATGTTCTGGTTTACGAAAAGCAGACGGATCAGGTTAAATGCAAGGAGAAAATTGCAAATGCTACATTAATATGCTGCCTGGACTTCTCAGCGCTTTCCCGACTTAAAGATTTAGGAAGGATTGTGGAAGAAGCCACTGCGCCGAAGTTAATGGTAGACCATCACCTTGAACCCGAGCATTTTGCAAAATGGATGGTTTGGGATACTTATGCTGCTGCTACGGCACAGCTTATTTACAAGCTGATCAAAGAACTGGAAAATAATGCGCCGGTTACTGAGATCTTCGACATCCCCATGGCTGAATGCTTGTACGCCGGAATAATGACGGATACCGGCTCATTCCGACACGGTAATGTTACGCCCGAGGTTCATCTGGCCGTTGCTGACCTGATGCTCACGGGATTTGATTCCAGCCGTGTGCACCGACTTATTTACGACAATGCGCCACTCTCGCGTTTGCAATTTCTAGGTTACGTGCTCTCCCAGAAATTAGTGGTTTTACCCGAATACAGAACTGCCTACATGGTTTTGACGGAAGCGGAACTGCAAAAATTCAATTCCAGCACGGGAGAAACCGAGGGAATCGTTAATTACGGTTTGCAGGTTGAAAACGTAGTAATGTCTGCTATGTTCATTGAAAGAAAAGGTGAAGTGAAAATTTCATTCCGTTCGGTAGGCACATTCTCGGTGAGAGACCTGGCGAGCACCTATTTCAATGGCGGCGGACACAAAAATGCATCTGGCGGAAGATCGGAACAATCAGTGCATGATACAGTTGCCACTTTTCTAAATATTCTTCCGGAATACCAACAAGAACTTTTAAACGTTGACTAA
- a CDS encoding 3-keto-disaccharide hydrolase yields MLKLRQLIVLCATILLLNSAFFVFTAPVPNPVKKPVKLFNGKDLSGWKVNGTEKWYVENGELICESGPDKQYGYLTTDKFYKNFDLSLQFKQEANGNSGVFFRSTVTGTKVSGWQVEVAPPNHDTGGIYESYGRNWLVQIPDEKEGFLKMGEWNTLRIRAVGDNVKTYLNGNQMVDFTDAKIGAGDGSIALQIHDGGGIKVRWKNITVEEL; encoded by the coding sequence ATGTTAAAACTTCGACAACTTATAGTGCTCTGTGCGACTATATTGTTACTGAACTCCGCATTTTTTGTGTTCACAGCTCCTGTTCCTAACCCAGTGAAAAAGCCTGTTAAGTTATTTAACGGGAAAGATCTGAGCGGCTGGAAAGTTAACGGGACCGAAAAATGGTATGTAGAAAATGGTGAGCTGATCTGCGAAAGCGGACCGGATAAACAATATGGCTACCTCACCACTGACAAGTTTTACAAGAATTTTGACCTCTCCCTGCAATTCAAGCAAGAAGCAAATGGTAATAGCGGCGTGTTTTTCCGCTCTACGGTTACAGGAACGAAAGTTTCGGGCTGGCAGGTTGAAGTGGCGCCACCAAACCATGACACTGGCGGCATTTACGAATCTTACGGTCGTAACTGGCTGGTGCAAATCCCGGATGAAAAAGAAGGTTTCCTGAAAATGGGCGAGTGGAACACATTAAGAATCCGTGCGGTAGGGGATAATGTTAAAACTTATCTTAATGGTAATCAAATGGTTGATTTTACAGACGCTAAAATTGGCGCCGGAGATGGTTCAATAGCATTGCAGATCCACGATGGTGGCGGCATTAAAGTGCGTTGGAAAAATATTACTGTGGAAGAGCTTTAA
- a CDS encoding nucleoside-diphosphate kinase gives MPTNRTFTMIKPDAVKDGHSGAIIKMIEEAGFRIVAVKKTQLSAERAGEFYAVHKERPFYNDLCKYMSSGPIIPMILEKENGVADFRTLIGATNPANADEGTIRKLFAKSMEANAIHGSDSDENAAIEGNFFFAHIEQF, from the coding sequence ATGCCAACAAATAGAACATTCACAATGATTAAGCCGGATGCCGTTAAGGACGGACATTCCGGAGCCATTATCAAAATGATTGAAGAGGCCGGGTTCCGGATTGTAGCTGTTAAAAAAACTCAGCTTAGCGCGGAACGTGCCGGAGAATTTTATGCAGTGCACAAAGAGCGTCCTTTTTACAATGATTTATGTAAATATATGTCTTCCGGCCCGATCATTCCGATGATCCTGGAAAAGGAAAACGGCGTTGCGGACTTTCGTACTTTGATCGGTGCTACCAATCCTGCCAATGCGGACGAAGGCACTATCCGCAAATTGTTTGCAAAATCCATGGAAGCCAACGCCATCCACGGTTCGGATTCCGACGAGAACGCTGCTATCGAAGGAAACTTCTTCTTTGCCCATATCGAGCAATTCTAA
- the rdgB gene encoding RdgB/HAM1 family non-canonical purine NTP pyrophosphatase — protein MKLCFATNNLNKLKEIQALLGDQFELVTLSDIGCEADIPEPFETIAENSAAKARYVWEHYGINCFADDTGLEVAALSGEPGVHSAYYAGPQRDANDNMDLLLSKLAAHSDRSARFLTVITLVMNGVYQQFAGTVEGNIITEKRGSNGFGYDPVFMPADLERTFAEMTLEEKSQLSHRARAFAGLVSFLKQL, from the coding sequence ATGAAACTTTGCTTTGCCACCAATAATCTAAATAAGTTAAAAGAGATACAAGCATTGCTCGGTGACCAGTTTGAGCTTGTTACACTGAGCGACATTGGCTGTGAAGCAGACATTCCAGAGCCATTTGAAACAATCGCTGAGAATTCTGCTGCGAAGGCCAGATATGTCTGGGAACATTACGGCATCAACTGCTTTGCCGACGATACAGGACTGGAAGTCGCGGCGCTTAGTGGTGAGCCCGGCGTTCATTCGGCCTATTATGCGGGGCCGCAACGGGATGCTAATGACAATATGGATTTGCTGCTCAGCAAACTGGCTGCGCACAGTGACCGCAGCGCCCGGTTCCTGACGGTGATCACACTCGTGATGAACGGCGTATATCAGCAGTTTGCAGGAACGGTTGAAGGTAACATTATCACCGAAAAGAGAGGCAGCAATGGCTTTGGTTATGATCCTGTATTTATGCCTGCTGATCTGGAAAGAACATTTGCCGAAATGACATTGGAAGAAAAATCACAGTTAAGCCACCGGGCGCGCGCATTTGCCGGGCTGGTCAGCTTTTTGAAGCAACTATAA
- a CDS encoding fasciclin domain-containing protein, which produces MKKNRFVGRCLAFFLLAVLPSGVIISCTEKSEDIVKGKTITEVIMENERFSILKDLMIYAKMSDGLRTGEVTFFAPDNAAFGRANIFSSSVLTAMPEDSVRKLINNHILGKQRLDYKSLKEEKKKAIGGKELSITKTDSIFSVNRADIILSDISAANGVIHIIDSLAVK; this is translated from the coding sequence ATGAAAAAAAACCGTTTTGTAGGGCGTTGTCTGGCATTTTTTTTACTTGCAGTGCTGCCATCAGGAGTAATTATTTCCTGCACTGAGAAGAGTGAAGACATAGTAAAGGGCAAAACGATTACAGAAGTCATCATGGAGAATGAGCGTTTCAGCATTCTGAAAGATCTTATGATCTATGCCAAGATGAGCGACGGATTGCGGACCGGTGAAGTAACTTTTTTTGCACCTGACAATGCTGCCTTTGGCCGTGCCAATATTTTTTCTTCCTCTGTGTTGACGGCGATGCCGGAAGATTCGGTTCGAAAACTTATCAATAACCACATTCTTGGAAAACAGCGGCTTGATTATAAGAGTCTTAAAGAAGAAAAGAAGAAGGCGATTGGAGGCAAAGAACTGAGCATTACCAAAACGGACAGCATTTTCTCTGTAAACAGAGCGGACATTATCCTTTCTGATATCAGCGCTGCAAACGGGGTGATCCACATTATCGACAGCCTTGCCGTAAAATGA
- a CDS encoding FKBP-type peptidyl-prolyl cis-trans isomerase, with amino-acid sequence MNLKSIGYAMGVTILAAACNQHKTQVTESGLKYQIFEHEDEARKAKLGDIMTFHFVLKNGSDSTLRDTYKEGTPQKMVLQAPQYKGSFEEGLALLAAGDSAKISINADSMFAKIGQPMPPMIKKGSDLSFTVKVVSVLTPEEFQKQLAEAGSKQKAIDTKIIDDYIAKNNLKGKAQKTASGLAYVDAVPGTGDSPKAGDNVKVHYTGKLLDGKVFDSSQTGGRGPIDFQVGVGMVIPGWEEGIMMMKKGGKRTLIIPSGLAYGAEGSPGAIPANSVLLFDVELVDFGKAPAQQQPGLPTR; translated from the coding sequence ATGAATTTAAAATCAATAGGTTACGCAATGGGCGTAACTATTCTAGCAGCGGCTTGCAACCAACATAAGACGCAGGTTACTGAATCCGGACTGAAATACCAGATTTTCGAGCACGAAGATGAAGCGAGAAAAGCCAAATTGGGAGACATTATGACATTCCACTTTGTGTTGAAAAACGGCAGCGATTCTACGCTTCGAGATACATATAAAGAAGGCACACCGCAAAAAATGGTTTTGCAGGCTCCTCAGTATAAAGGCAGTTTTGAAGAAGGACTTGCTTTGCTTGCAGCGGGAGACAGTGCTAAAATATCGATCAATGCAGATTCAATGTTTGCAAAAATCGGCCAGCCTATGCCTCCTATGATCAAAAAAGGATCTGATCTGAGCTTCACCGTGAAAGTGGTTAGTGTGCTTACGCCTGAGGAATTCCAGAAACAACTTGCCGAAGCTGGTTCCAAGCAAAAAGCGATCGATACGAAAATAATTGACGATTATATCGCAAAAAATAACCTGAAAGGAAAAGCGCAGAAGACAGCATCCGGCCTGGCTTATGTGGATGCCGTTCCAGGAACAGGCGACAGCCCAAAAGCAGGTGACAATGTAAAAGTGCATTACACAGGAAAATTGCTCGACGGCAAAGTGTTTGACAGCTCACAGACTGGCGGCCGCGGCCCTATTGACTTCCAGGTTGGTGTGGGAATGGTTATTCCAGGTTGGGAAGAAGGCATTATGATGATGAAAAAAGGCGGAAAACGCACATTGATCATTCCATCTGGCCTTGCTTACGGAGCTGAGGGATCGCCGGGAGCCATTCCTGCAAACTCGGTTCTGCTATTTGACGTTGAATTGGTTGATTTTGGGAAGGCGCCAGCACAGCAACAGCCTGGCCTGCCAACAAGGTAA
- a CDS encoding polyphosphate kinase 2 family protein, with the protein MADFNASDYRVDGTEKFSIKKAKTRFKDIYKDKEEYESMQAESAKELDVLQSMMYAHNRYGLLVIFQAMDAAGKDGTIKHVLAGVNPVGVKIHSFKRPTETELEHDYLWRSNLVLPQRGTITIFNRSYYEEVLVAKVNPEIITQSQRLPVELTEDMDKLWKHRYSDIRNLEKYLYRNGIRVIKFFLNVSKEEQASRLIERIEDPSKNWKFEEQDVKVRGQWNEYMQAYEDCINNTATKKSPWYVVPADDKKNLRLTVANIIVEELKKMDMSYPESGPERSEELHHFIDVINAQNTED; encoded by the coding sequence ATGGCGGACTTCAATGCAAGCGATTATCGCGTCGACGGGACCGAGAAATTCAGTATCAAAAAGGCCAAAACGCGCTTCAAGGACATTTACAAGGATAAGGAAGAATATGAATCCATGCAGGCGGAGTCGGCTAAGGAGCTGGATGTGCTGCAGAGTATGATGTACGCACATAATCGCTATGGCTTACTGGTCATATTTCAGGCGATGGATGCGGCCGGCAAAGATGGGACGATCAAACATGTGCTTGCAGGGGTGAATCCGGTGGGCGTGAAAATACATTCATTTAAAAGGCCTACGGAAACAGAACTGGAACATGATTATCTGTGGCGGAGTAATCTTGTGCTTCCTCAACGCGGAACGATCACGATCTTCAACCGCAGTTATTACGAGGAAGTGCTCGTTGCCAAAGTGAATCCCGAGATTATCACGCAATCGCAACGGTTGCCTGTTGAACTGACGGAGGACATGGACAAGCTTTGGAAACACAGATATTCGGATATTCGGAACCTCGAAAAATATCTTTACAGAAACGGCATCCGGGTAATCAAGTTTTTCCTGAATGTGTCGAAGGAAGAACAAGCTTCGCGCCTTATTGAGCGGATAGAAGACCCTTCAAAAAACTGGAAATTTGAGGAGCAGGATGTGAAAGTGCGCGGGCAGTGGAATGAATATATGCAGGCTTACGAAGATTGCATTAATAACACTGCTACAAAGAAATCGCCTTGGTATGTTGTTCCGGCCGATGACAAAAAGAATCTGAGGCTGACAGTGGCCAACATTATCGTGGAAGAACTTAAAAAGATGGATATGTCTTATCCGGAATCAGGCCCTGAGCGGTCAGAAGAACTGCATCACTTTATCGATGTCATTAATGCGCAGAACACTGAGGATTAA